Proteins from a single region of Phreatobacter oligotrophus:
- a CDS encoding M20 family metallopeptidase, with protein MTSPTPVAFLQELIRLGRDGEAAVQARVADALAAIGCAVETVDYDPAGVTLKEEFATGQTIQPGLRRAVVGRLKGSGGGRSLILFAHPDGEPHGDLSRWSVDPFAGVIRDGRIVGFGVADDLSGVAAMISGLALAQADGWRPAGDIIIASTPSKRHARGVAALLARMVPPDAALYLHPAESGMGMAEVKACTPGLVEFRISFAGKAPETVEPGQTAFAHRAVSAATVQAALLAALAELDQARGARIRHERIAGFVGRATNLHVSHARLGVEGKRNTIAVSGVIEGAVSMPPGERLADVRGEIAATVKAVFQRAPFDALPKPEIAFLAGVAGAEVPADHPLFRAADTAITAVVGKPSFVNPVHTASDIRVPILQAGIPCIGLGPLGGNLTQNGFADEWVDAADHERCVAVVAAILKDWCG; from the coding sequence ATGACCAGCCCAACGCCCGTTGCCTTCCTGCAGGAGCTCATCCGCCTTGGCCGCGACGGCGAAGCGGCCGTTCAGGCACGGGTCGCCGATGCGCTTGCGGCGATCGGCTGCGCGGTCGAGACGGTCGATTACGATCCCGCCGGCGTGACCCTCAAAGAGGAATTCGCCACCGGCCAGACGATCCAGCCGGGCCTGCGCCGCGCCGTGGTGGGCCGCCTCAAGGGGAGCGGCGGCGGACGCAGCCTCATCCTCTTTGCCCATCCCGACGGCGAACCGCACGGCGATCTCTCCCGCTGGAGCGTCGATCCCTTCGCCGGCGTAATCCGCGACGGCCGCATCGTTGGCTTCGGCGTCGCCGACGATCTCAGCGGCGTCGCTGCGATGATCTCGGGGCTGGCGCTGGCCCAGGCAGATGGCTGGCGCCCGGCGGGCGACATCATCATCGCCTCGACGCCGAGCAAGCGCCACGCCCGCGGCGTCGCTGCCCTGCTGGCGCGGATGGTCCCACCCGACGCGGCGCTCTACCTCCACCCCGCCGAGTCCGGCATGGGCATGGCGGAGGTGAAGGCCTGCACGCCGGGCCTGGTGGAGTTCCGGATTTCCTTTGCCGGCAAGGCACCGGAGACGGTGGAGCCGGGTCAGACCGCCTTTGCGCATCGCGCAGTGAGCGCTGCAACCGTTCAGGCGGCGCTGCTTGCTGCCCTCGCTGAGCTGGACCAGGCGCGCGGCGCGCGCATCCGCCATGAGCGCATCGCCGGCTTCGTCGGGCGTGCGACCAACCTCCACGTCTCCCATGCCCGGCTCGGGGTCGAGGGTAAGCGCAACACCATCGCCGTCTCCGGCGTGATCGAGGGCGCGGTGTCGATGCCGCCGGGCGAGCGCCTCGCCGACGTGCGGGGGGAGATCGCAGCGACTGTGAAGGCGGTCTTCCAGCGCGCCCCCTTCGACGCCCTGCCGAAGCCGGAGATCGCCTTCCTCGCCGGCGTCGCGGGCGCCGAAGTTCCGGCCGATCATCCGCTGTTCCGCGCCGCCGATACCGCCATCACCGCCGTGGTCGGCAAGCCGTCCTTCGTCAATCCCGTCCATACGGCGAGCGATATCCGGGTGCCGATCCTGCAGGCCGGTATTCCCTGCATCGGCCTCGGGCCGCTCGGCGGCAACCTCACCCAGAACGGCTTTGCCGATGAATGGGTGGACGCCGCCGACCATGAACGCTGCGTGGCGGTGGTGGCGGCGATCCTGAAGGACTGGTGTGGCTAG